The genomic stretch CGCAGCCACACAGTACGACCGTCACCACCCCCATTTAGGCACCTGTGGATAACCTCGGCACCGCCATTTCCGCCTGTGGACAAGCCAAGCCGCTCTGGCGGACTCGGGCGTACCCTCGACGCGGCGGTTCGGTTGTGGAAGAGCCGGTCCGCTACCCCTGACCGACAGCAGGGATACGCCGATGACCGACGCCACCCGCTTCTCCGACGAGCTTCGCCGCCTCCGAGCCGAGCGCGGCCTCTCCTACCGCGCACTGGCGGGGCTGGCCCATCACGGCAAGAGCTACATCGAGGACCTCGAGAGAGGCCGCAAGTCACCGAACGAGGCGGTCGCCTCTCGGCTGGACCAGGCACTCGGCGGAAGCGGACGACTTATGGCTGCGCTCCGGTCCACTGCCCGTGACGACGAAACAGACGGTGAGCTGGACGCCCTTGAGCTTGTCCGTCGTGTGACGGCATCGGACGTGAGCGCGGAGACACTCGATCGGCTCGAACAGGCTGCGGACGCGCTTGCGATGGCGTACGCGACGACTCCGCCGGAGGTTCTTCTGCGCCGAGTCCGGTGGCACCTGGAACTCGTCGGGACGTTGGTCGACGCGCGAAAGACGCTCGTCCAGCACGAAAGGCTGCTCGTCATCGGCGGTTGGCTCTCGCTTCTGCGGGCGACGCTGCACATCGACATCCAGCAGGGCGCGGCGGCTGCCGCCCACCTTCGTACGGCGGCCCAGCTGGCGGACCAGACCGGGCATCGCGAGATCGCGGCCTGGTGCCTGGAAACCCGAGCCTGGGCCGTGCTCACGACCGGCGACTACCGGCAAGCCCTCGAACTCTCGCAGCACGCCCAGGAGATCGCTCCGGCGGGCGGCTCAGCCATCGTTCAGGCCACCGCACAGGAGGGCCGGGCCTGGGCACGGCTGGGCGACCGTATCCAAACCCGGCGAACCCTGGACCGGGTCGAGCGGCTCGCTGGTCAACGAACGCCGCCGGACCATCCCGAACACCACTACCAGTACGACCCGGCGAAGGCCCACGCGTACGCCGCGACGACGCTTGCCTGGGCGGGCGACCCCGCGGCGGAGGCGGTGGCACGGGACGTGATCACGGAACTCGAGCAGGAGGGCGCCCGCCCTCGTCGAGTAGCCTCCGCCCAGCTCGACCTTGGTCTGGCGCTGCTGGCGGACGGTCGCCCGGACGAGGCGGCAGCGGTGGCGACCCGGGCGATCAGCTCCGGACGGATCGTCCCGTCGAACTGGTGGAGGGCAGCTGAGGTAGTCAACGGTGTCCAGCGCGCCGGCATTGCCGAGGCACGGGATCTGCGGGAGGTAGCGGAGAACCATCGGCCGGCGCTCACAACGTAGGCGGGACGGTGTGTCCGCCAGGTTGCGGACACCCGCACGGCATCAGCGGACGTTGCGGACCTCCTGTTGGCCGTTGGGGGCGGGCACGCTGCGACTATGCGTCTGATGCTTCCGTGGGGACCGAAAGCCCGGTACCGGCGAGCGCTCGCCGCCGCCCGCAAGTGGCAGGAGGACGAGCGTCGCAACGCGTTCGCACGCCTTCGCCTCCAGGCAGCAACAGAAGACATGAGCCAGGAGCCCGGTGAGCGTGAGTTACGGGCATGGCAGGGGCGCTGACCAGTGAACATCACCCGGGCCGGCCGTCCTGGGACTGCCTGGCATGCGGCAAGCCTTGGCCGTGCGACCCGGCACGCGAGGCTCTCGCTCTTGAACTGGGCCGGACGCCACTTGCGATGTACCTCTGTGCGCATCTTCATGAGGCTGCCCGCGACATGCCCACCACATCGCCCGGCGAACTCTACGAGCGTTTCCTGGCCTGGACACGCGGCCCTGCTCGAAGGGCCGGAACGGCTGGGCCCGCATCGTGTCCACATTGAGCGGGCAACACCGAAGGCTGGAAAAATACCGCTACCCCGCCGCGGGGGACGGCGGGGTAGCGGTGTGCGGGGATGGGGGGTGGTGCGTCCCCGCTGTCGGGGCGGCGGGGGCCGCTCCGAAGCCTTGTGCCTATGGAATCGGCCGTCGCGGGGGCGGGTTGACGATCTGCGGGGTGCGAAAAAGTCGCGCTTGGGTTGCCGGGGTCAGCTCTGGGAGGCCAGCCAGGCGACGCGTTCGGCGTACAGCTCGTGGGCGTGGTGACGGCGTACGAAGTCGGCGCCGCGGGTGGCCTGGTCGCGTAGCGCACGGCGGTTGGCGTGCAGGCGGGTGATCGTGTCCTGCACCTCGTCGGGGGCGCAGTACACGGCTGCGTCGCCGAAGGCGGGGGCGTAGCGGTACGGCAGTACGGCCACGCAACCGGCGGCCAGCGCGGCAAGCACGTCGGGGGACGGGTCGGCGGGCTCGTCGTCGGCGGGCAGGTGCAGGTAGAAGTCGATCTGGTAGAGGAACGAGCGCAGGCTGACGTCGCCCGGTCCGTAGACCAGCCAGCTTCGCGGGGGGCCGAAACGACCGAACGAGCGGGGCGCCGAGCCGGTCGTGTCGAGCAGGCGGACGTCGAGGCGGGCGGTGTCGGGCAGTTCGTCGCGCAGGCGGCGCCATTCGGAGCGGCCGCCCCGGCAGTGCCGGCCGATCACCGGGCGGTCGGCCCGCGGGCCCCGGCGGTCGAGTCGCCACTGCGCGGCGTCGAGGGTGCTGGGCAGGTCGAGTTTGGCCAGCGCTGCTTCGGCGCCCGAGAGCAGGCGTCGTCCGTCGGCGCCGGCGGGCGCCCACAGCGGGTTGCGGCCGAACAAGCGGAGTGAGGCTGCTGCGGCTAGCGGGACGACGGCCGTGTCCTCGATCACGACTCGTTGCGCCCGTACGCCGCTGGGCAGGTCGGGCGCGTGCTGCAGGACCCGGGCCGAGCGGGCCACCACGAGCCTCGCCCGTACGTCGTCGGTCAGCTCGACCTGGGTGAGTTCGCCGCTGTTGATCAGCAGCTGGACGGAAGGGTCGAGGTCGTGCGGGCCGTCGCGCAGGTTGGTCAGCGTGTCGAGGTGCAGCAGGGCGGCCCGCAAGCCGCGCGCGGCCAGCGCACGCAACTGCCCGATCCCGGCGACCCCCGCGCCGCCGGCCGTCGTCCAGTCACCCGCGATCACCGTGTCGTACGCCTTGGCCCCGGTCTCCCCGAGCAACAGCCGCGGCGCCGCAAAAGGCCGCCCACCCGCCAGATCCGGTCCGCCCGCGGAAGGCCGCTCGCCCGCAAGTGCCGGTCCGCCTGCGGAAAGCCGCTCGCCCGCAGAAGCCGGTCCGCCCGCAAAAGCCGACGCGTGCCACAGCGAGAACGCCGAACGATAGGACCGTAGCGCCGGATGCAACCACCCCGGCCGCTCGACGGGATCGGGCCCGGAGCAGCGGATCAGGCTGAGCGGCAGGCCGTCTGCTTGAGACACCGCCGAGTCGCCGAGGACAGCGCGAATCCGTGCGACGTACTCGAGTTCCCCTCCCACGCGTACGGCATCGAAGTGCCCGACATGACGAAGCGCCCGCTCCCGCCGCAGCATCAGCGGCGACGACGAAAGCGACACGCCGGAGGAAGGTTGAGTCACCACCAGCTCCGGCGTCACCCGCAGCCCGCGGCACGTCGTGGCGAACACGTTCTCGTCGGCCAGCAACGGCCCCACCTGCCGTTCCAGGCGCAGCGGATGCGACCAGCCGTCCGCGTCCTGGAACGTCACGAAGTCCCCGGTCGCAGCGTCCAGTCCGGCGTTTCGGGCCACGAAACGACCGGCGTCCGCGAGCATCCGGATCACCCGTACGCGGGGGTCGAGCGCCGCGGCCGCCCGCAGCACCGGCGAGAACTCCGGGGGCGACCCGGCGTCCACGACCAGGATCTCGTGGTTGGTCCATGTCTGCCGTGCCAGCGAACGCACCGCCGTCAGCAACTCCTGTCCGGGCTGCCGCGTGGCGACGACAGATGTGATCCGCAGTGGGTGACCGACGCGTTGCACCGGCCCGGTGGTGATCCGGTCGAACGGCTTCCCGGGCCCGTCCGCCACGTGCACGCGCGGCGCCGGCATCAGCGCCGCGAAATTCCAGTGTCCAACCCCTTGCGCGTACGGGTTGGCCAGGTCGACGGTCAACGCCAGCCGCACCGCCGCCGGCGCCGACGGGTACGAAGCGAGCAGTTCGGCGGCCTTCGGCAGGTCCCCGCAGGCGTACGCGATCTGGCAGTGCAGCCCTTGATGTTCGGGCGCGACCTCACCGCGGCTCCGTGCACCGTCGAGCATCTCGAGCGCCTCGGCCTGGTCACCGGCACGCAGGTCTTGCAGCGCGATCACCCGGGCCAGTTCGCCGAGCACCCAGGGGTCGCCGGTTTCGGCCGCCCGGGCCAGCGGCGCCCGTGCGGCGATCGACCGCGCTTGCAGGGCGGCGACGGCCAGGGGATGTGTGTTCTCCACAACCGGTCCAACGATCAAGGGCGCTGGGTGAATTGTCCGTATCGCCCTGTTGGTGCGGGTCGTTGACCATGCCGTGTACGACGTCGCCATCCTGTCCGACCTGCGACACCCGGGCGGCAACTCGGCGAGCATCGTCGCGGAGGTGCGGGCCCAGGCGGCCGCCGGCCTGACCACTGTGCTGGTCCACGTGCCCTCGCCCCGGCTCCGGCACGTCCGCCCGTTCGAGTCGCGGGTAGTCGCCTGCCTGCGTGACGGGCTCGCCGACCTGGCCGATGACGACGACGAGATCGACGCCCGGGTGCTGCTGATCCGCCGGCCGGGCGCCTTCACGATCGATCCGCCCGCCGTTCGCGCGGGGCACACGATCGCCGTGCTCGACCAGCTGCCCGGAGATTTCGGCGAGGTGCGCGAGCACGTCGAACGCCGCTTCGGCCCGCTGGTGGTGTGGGCGCCGGTGAACGCGCGGGTCCGCGAGGAGGTGCTGCGGGTCGCGCCGGGGATCGCGCTGCCCGAGACCGACTGGCACGAGATCATCGACGTGGCCGAGTGGCGGCACGAGCGCCGTCCACATTCGACGGTCCCGGTGCTCGGGTGGCACAGCGGGCCCGACGCGGGCGAGTGCCCCGACACGCCGGACGTACGGGTGCGGCTGCTGGGCGGCGGCGAGTCGTTCCGCGAATTCCTCGGCACGCTCGACTTCTTCGTCCACTTCCCGGACCCCGTACGGGCGCCGGCGGGCCGGTCGGTCCTCGAGGCGATGGCGAGCGGGGTGCCCGTGATCGCCGCCCCGCACCTGCGTTCGGCTCTCGCCGAGGCCGCGGTCTACACGCACCCGGCCGGCGTCCGCGATCTCGCCCTGCGCCTGCACCAGGACAGGCCCGCGTACGAGGCTCTGGCCGCCCGCGCCCGTTCCTTCGTGACCGAGCAGTTCGGCAGCGCCTCGCACCTGGCCCGGCTCGCCTCGCTGGGTGTGCTGCCCCGCGCGGCCGTCCCGTCGCCGCGCACGGAGATGCAGCCCAGCGCCCGCCCGGCCCGCCGGGTCCTGCTCGTCGGCGACGACATCGCCCGGTTCCGGGCCGTCGCGCGCCGGTTGCCGGCCG from Paractinoplanes brasiliensis encodes the following:
- a CDS encoding helix-turn-helix domain-containing protein, whose protein sequence is MTDATRFSDELRRLRAERGLSYRALAGLAHHGKSYIEDLERGRKSPNEAVASRLDQALGGSGRLMAALRSTARDDETDGELDALELVRRVTASDVSAETLDRLEQAADALAMAYATTPPEVLLRRVRWHLELVGTLVDARKTLVQHERLLVIGGWLSLLRATLHIDIQQGAAAAAHLRTAAQLADQTGHREIAAWCLETRAWAVLTTGDYRQALELSQHAQEIAPAGGSAIVQATAQEGRAWARLGDRIQTRRTLDRVERLAGQRTPPDHPEHHYQYDPAKAHAYAATTLAWAGDPAAEAVARDVITELEQEGARPRRVASAQLDLGLALLADGRPDEAAAVATRAISSGRIVPSNWWRAAEVVNGVQRAGIAEARDLREVAENHRPALTT
- a CDS encoding glycosyltransferase, which gives rise to MRVVDHAVYDVAILSDLRHPGGNSASIVAEVRAQAAAGLTTVLVHVPSPRLRHVRPFESRVVACLRDGLADLADDDDEIDARVLLIRRPGAFTIDPPAVRAGHTIAVLDQLPGDFGEVREHVERRFGPLVVWAPVNARVREEVLRVAPGIALPETDWHEIIDVAEWRHERRPHSTVPVLGWHSGPDAGECPDTPDVRVRLLGGGESFREFLGTLDFFVHFPDPVRAPAGRSVLEAMASGVPVIAAPHLRSALAEAAVYTHPAGVRDLALRLHQDRPAYEALAARARSFVTEQFGSASHLARLASLGVLPRAAVPSPRTEMQPSARPARRVLLVGDDIARFRAVARRLPADIEPVVVAGSAGLPAAHAAGLLTEYLPSAADLGAPENRWAGFVRDRLRHLIELYGPRAVLVGGVPHDGIVAAVEENEGPRWLWLRAAMWRRGAGGQWAARGALFSGILEPGEFAAGGDEGWTTTARAGVSTVDPITELPRKPRRRTAENTLLCRGVVASLPGFTVAEARPGELGGIAVAVSRADYTNFHELIGARVPTVFVPDPDGADDELARARFAAAAGVAICATTDDEAAAALERLADPAAREALARRCAELSFGNGAGDAAAWLAGHCRERSGTGVRSAR
- a CDS encoding glycosyltransferase family A protein, whose product is MENTHPLAVAALQARSIAARAPLARAAETGDPWVLGELARVIALQDLRAGDQAEALEMLDGARSRGEVAPEHQGLHCQIAYACGDLPKAAELLASYPSAPAAVRLALTVDLANPYAQGVGHWNFAALMPAPRVHVADGPGKPFDRITTGPVQRVGHPLRITSVVATRQPGQELLTAVRSLARQTWTNHEILVVDAGSPPEFSPVLRAAAALDPRVRVIRMLADAGRFVARNAGLDAATGDFVTFQDADGWSHPLRLERQVGPLLADENVFATTCRGLRVTPELVVTQPSSGVSLSSSPLMLRRERALRHVGHFDAVRVGGELEYVARIRAVLGDSAVSQADGLPLSLIRCSGPDPVERPGWLHPALRSYRSAFSLWHASAFAGGPASAGERLSAGGPALAGERPSAGGPDLAGGRPFAAPRLLLGETGAKAYDTVIAGDWTTAGGAGVAGIGQLRALAARGLRAALLHLDTLTNLRDGPHDLDPSVQLLINSGELTQVELTDDVRARLVVARSARVLQHAPDLPSGVRAQRVVIEDTAVVPLAAAASLRLFGRNPLWAPAGADGRRLLSGAEAALAKLDLPSTLDAAQWRLDRRGPRADRPVIGRHCRGGRSEWRRLRDELPDTARLDVRLLDTTGSAPRSFGRFGPPRSWLVYGPGDVSLRSFLYQIDFYLHLPADDEPADPSPDVLAALAAGCVAVLPYRYAPAFGDAAVYCAPDEVQDTITRLHANRRALRDQATRGADFVRRHHAHELYAERVAWLASQS